One Stigmatopora argus isolate UIUO_Sarg chromosome 12, RoL_Sarg_1.0, whole genome shotgun sequence genomic window carries:
- the tep1 gene encoding telomerase protein component 1 isoform X2 has translation MSFHRALRQQISRNNAASDDSPRRGSTRRAILCTRMQLPQIAMRGLDLRPNLSCSTTGASLSSNYVPPCLENKLLQTSSSLLSSSLQACSLTATSSLQPSALTSTSSGVLLSVLSATSSLLLNTDNALLKSSHLTSLTPSSVNPLLSTTSPFQALLSRISQPPSYLLQEGEQKKDEDGEEEISEAQLCSFEESSVMYSDDEEMSSEEEEEREKVVAPEAMELYSPELSKENQRVISARQEEFADVVRGKQQIEEELKNKKYLLLNAVCLSLVQKSNPPGQKDWDSEDSVWTNITSLVKDIAAFDPQFILKVALYTRQELNIRITANFLLALAANHPTTKSHVRRYFCASVQLPSDWLEVVRIYSTCFSHSLPMCLKKAMVDKFKQFSEYQLAKYNTRKHRCKHNRKKCKSKPSSTDMKKWANMLRTDETILQKYLQMDDQNNVEAKNTVDKKQNVFNMKNLIKKLHIKEPADHVMAILGRKYPTDLKTFNGSGLQGDWEQDRAGQRMKLKSAETWERLLSLEGNKAATWEKLIDDKSLPFMAMLRNLRNMINQGISLKHHQKVLNRLTNKKAVLQSRQFPFRFLSAYKVIMELRGLASPKKASGNQEILKKILKQVPVNKRFRRLDWESTGKKRLRLALCVPFVYRLYRTKKDQIFKASRREYTADVLDRYRQALERSVQISCRYNIPPMPGRTVILINISMSRGDRRQKRDFCLPPDSECSEEEEEEEEEEDQEEDESKKKKKKKEDKLTPSMLEVTVLLSLMIASSCEDVHVYLLDYNKYSAAQLESDMVLENVRSVMQQIQTLQNTTENPLQYRTFFYNVLQKNKADNIILLNENWTGNEVLWAIKKYRKETGNKCLFIEMAMSDDAYESNKPSDRNHVYLRGFSEQMLRFVVERGSSRLLDHVEHLDKLYYIPSPAGAKDETTNCIVSIPKTPKLRWRGVRVFISSTFRDMHAERDVLVRSVFPELRRRAAQHYVHVQEVELRWGLTEEESGRAAALCLAEVARSQMMVAILGQRYGLVPDSPAQLDLQQYKGLASGLKDLSITDMEIRHFRALYGETAKQRMLCYFRDSDVIKTIPVAWRSDFVAESKDAESKMARLKRWIHIHELKVTDYSCEWGGVVEGKPYLKNLEHFAKAVLEDLWEAVVQQFVKHDEEEEAGADSQIREQEVHQEALQRQFFSRAKLMSAAVDMVEQLQAKGGALVVEGGPGQGKTLFMAALAEALRSSTKSKKNPTCDVISYSTTASQSSRSVENLLRCLVRCLRRLREEESPLPVSYKDLLSEFHTTLKDIKRNKPLVLLVDGVDLVCDNWDQISSGWIPQELPKGVCLAMSAASTSALVRALSKKSSTLLFTLPPLTMTERKEIVEKELDSFGKKLSDAAFNNQLQTLIAKKGAESPLYLHVACEELRNFASFDKLNENLQALPQSLNLLVQYCLKRICSDHRSIVGLRCALASLTVSHAGLRERDLYSLLNTCNDLPSFERPVAWHQVLSLYRSPKGRVPMVAFTRLVQSLRSLTTLSHRHDTDDVLSLSNPDVRRAFEDVLLPSEDHRRRAHLVLAGHLWVLADSQGTDTFLHGETDAVWQLTANLVQSEELEVLHSLLSNYYFLHANVRNNLLHHLLDTYNNYDKKSPSLPGDKAVAFGDCRAFLQRHVGVLANWPALFVQRALNESPETPAHHWARGMLGSGSMPAVEWLNNDYQTLDSSQLLSTFTTEPTCLTVGCDSEMVVGTGQGTLHFISRNTGQEVKTLESSSDGISSCVLLEDGRLATTSFDGQIEIWDTANGCRMSHIRGHANAITASDVTADGKHLATASLDFALKVWSLRKGDEVAVLPSDSPLNCITFDSEDRLLAAGCWDGKIIVWKWLQDNTQVCLCGHSRSVRSLSFSPSSSSTLCSGSVSGEVRIWSVDASTCVGCFQAHAGAVDALAFLNQSRLLLTAGSDNMLQLWSGGLGRSVAHLKRTPGELEPPQKKSRCDNTSEVGALCVAVNGDYVAAGYHGDGFKLFRLSTGEMIWESGLFRLPVPSLLWLGVDTSASATDPAPPLLVSTGHDKRMRLWRGTLGEDGELTGLEMTEMFGSQLGIILAMAHNDTYMATASDDCTIFLWLLNELRNEHYSELPDSLLKGHSGAVTCLAFSPDGGRLLSGGKDKALMLWDVTLSPPALSKVLPPFHRDWITGCVWSPDCVISSSNDCRLCIWDVEAAQSLREITWRCPLTSVCCLGPYVAAGCADGNLHVWKWETAMEICHIPAHEGPVHACAVLIDADKETNPEDLTVLTAGQDGKVQFWKPLQVEHLSTFQGHAGAICSIACNGSIPEFLTLSKDCSLRSWTWETEKPPSTRGSVSALCFADWDHHVLLAGYESGLLEVWQRSRLVGRMQASEGRVAAVCSMPNGRFAVYCLGSCVDVLKLTWNQERSIATLIKVMSHQVLDQVAYLAYCSILIGVSDSGLIFNVACKEDDSNQWSMMVHSWSHRVGVLGLIRNDKKSMWMVGVSDNQVEVGFIFAMGPENGISSSFSAMTLETDTADEENDDCITAVTIAEGFVVCGDVSGNMWFNQTPNASTWSHKKLAHQDKVSVLRLTHSLIISASCDRTVKLWDRSTKKQVGMFVCGGPVVLLEVNPENPSEMVCGDALGKLYHLYWRK, from the exons ATGTCATTCCATCGAGCCTTACGCCAGCAGATCAGTCGGAACAATGCGGCCTCGGATGATTCCCCTCGTCGTGGGAGCACGAGAAGAGCAATCCTCTGCACAAGAATGCAACTTCCTCAAATTG CCATGAGGGGGCTGGATTTGCGACCAAACCTGTCCTGTTCTACAACCGGGGCGAGCTTGTCCTCCAACTACGTTCCACCCTGTCTGGAGAACAAGCTCCTGCAGACATCGTCCTCGTTGCTGAGCTCCTCCCTGCAGGCCTGTTCGCTGACCGCCACCTCCTCCCTACAGCCCTCGGCCTTGACCTCCACCTCGTCAGGCGTCCTCCTCTCAGTCTTGTCCGCCACCTCGTCGCTGCTCCTCAACACCGACAACGCACTTCTGAAATCTTCCCATCTGACCTCTTTGACACCATCCAGCGTGAACCCTCTTCTCTCCACCACGTCCCCTTTCCAAGCTCTTCTCTCTCGTATTTCCcagccgccatcttaccttctACAAGAAGGAGAGCAGAAAAAGGATGAAGACGGTGAAGAGGAAATCTCGGAAGCACAGTTATGCTCATTTGAGGAATCGAGCGTT ATGTATTCCGATGATGAGGAGATGTCGtctgaggaggaagaagaacgcGAGAAGGTGGTTGCGCCCGAGGCCATGGAGTTGTATTCACCAGAGCTCAGCAAGGAAAATCAAAGAGTGATCAGTGCCAGGCAGGAGGAATTTGCAGATGTGGTCCGTGGcaagcagcagattgaagaggagcTGAAAAATAAGAAG TATCTCCTGCTGAATGCCGTGTGCCTCTCCCTGGTCCAAAAGAGCAATCCGCCAGGTCAGAAGGACTGGGACTCTGAGGACAGCGTGTGGACCAATATCACCAGCCTGGTTAAGGACATTGCTGCATTTGACCCACAGTTTATTCTTAAG GTGGCACTGTACACGAGACAAGAGTTGAACATCCGCATCACTGCTAACTTCCTCCTGGCTTTGGCGGCTAATCATCCAACCACCAAATCTCACGTGCGCCGCTATTTTTGTGCCAGCGTCCAACTGCCATCTGATTGGCTGGAAGTGGTGCGCATCTACAGCACG TGCTTCAGCCACTCGCTGCCCATGTGCTTGAAGAAGGCCATGGTGGATAAGTTCAAGCAGTTTAGCGAGTATCAACTGGCCAAGTACAACACACGCAAACACCGGTGTAAGCACAACCGAAAAAAGTGCAAGAGCAAG CCAAGTAGCACGGATATGAAAAAATGGGCCAACATGCTACGAACAGATGAGACAATTCTGCAGAAATat CTGCAAATGGACGACCAAAATAACGTAGAGGCCAAAAACACCgtggacaaaaaacaaaatgtgttcAACATGAAGAATTTGATCAAGAAGCTTCATATCAAAGAACCTGCAGACCACGTCATGGCCATTTTAGGAAGAAA GTACCCCACCGACCTGAAGACGTTCAACGGCAGCGGACTTCAAGGCGACTGGGAGCAGGACAGAGCAGGTCAAAGGATGAAGCTGAAGAGTGCAGAGACGTGGGAGCGTCTGCTGAGTCTGGAGGGCAACAAGGCTGCCACCTGGGAGAAACTTATTG ATGATAAGTCCCTGCCCTTCATGGCCATGCTGAGGAACCTGAGGAACATGATCAACCAGGGCATCAGTCTGAAGCATCACCAGAAGGTCCTAAACAGACTCACCAATAAA AAAGCGGTCCTTCAAAGCCGACAGTTTCCCTTCCGCTTTCTGTCTGCCTACAAAGTCATCATGGAGCTTCGTGGTCTTG CCTCACCGAAGAAGGCCTCGGGCAACCAGGAGATCCTGAAGAAGATCCTCAAGCAGGTCCCCGTGAACAAGCGTTTCAGACGCCTCGATTGGGAGTCCACTGGCAAGAAGCGCTTGCGGTTGGCACTCTGTGTGCCATTTGTTTATCGCTTATATCGTACAAAGAAGGATCAAATATTCAAGGCCAG TCGGAGAGAGTACACCGCCGACGTGCTGGACCGTTACCGTCAAGCCTTGGAGAGATCGGTGCAGATCTCGTGCCGCTACAATATCCCGCCCATGCCGGGACGCACGGTCATCTTGATCAACATCAGCATGAGCAGAGGAGACCGGCGCCAAAAGCGCGACTTCTGCCTTCCACCTGACTCGGAATGCagtgaggaagaggaagaggaagaggaagaggaagaccaAGAGGAGGATGAaagcaagaagaaaaagaaaaaaaaggaggacaAGCTCACTCCTTCT ATGTTGGAGGTTACCGTTCTGCTCTCACTGATGATCGCCAGCAGCTGTGAGGATGTCCACGTCTACTTGCTGGATTATAATAAATACTCAGCGGCGCAGCTGGAGTCCGACATGGTTTTGGAGAACGTGAGGAGCGTCATGCAGCAAATCCAG ACATTGCAAAACACAACGGAAAACCCGCTCCAGTACCGCACTTTCTTCTATAACGTCCTCCAGAAAAACAAG GCGGACAACATCATTTTGCTGAATGAGAACTGGACTGGTAACGAGGTCCTCTGGGCCATTAAGAAGTACAGGAAGGAAACCGGCAACAAATGCCTCTTCATTGAAATGGCCATGTCCGACGA tgcGTACGAGTCTAATAAGCCCTCTGACCGGAACCATGTGTATCTACGGGGCTTCAGTGAACAAATGCTCAG gtttGTGGTCGAACGAGGCTCCTCCAGGCTTTTGGACCACGTTGAGCACTTGGACAAACTGTACTATATTCCATCGCCAGCCGGAGCCAAAGATGAGACAACCAATTGCATTGTGTCCATTCCAAAGACTCCTAAATTAAG GTGGCGCGGTGTGCGCGTCTTCATCTCGTCCACCTTCCGCGACATGCACGCCGAACGCGACGTCCTGGTGCGCAGCGTTTTCCCGGAGCTTCGCCGCCGTGCTGCGCAACACTACGTCCACGTGCAGGAGGTGGAGCTGCGATGGGGCCTGACGGAGGAGGAGTCGGGCCGGGCCGCCGCCCTCTGCTTGGCGGAGGTGGCTCGCAGCCAGATGATGGTGGCCATCCTAGGCCAGAGGTACGGCCTGGTGCCGGACAGTCCAGCTCAACTGGATCTACAACAGtataaaggg CTGGCATCGGGACTCAAGGACCTGTCAATCACAGACATGGAGATCCGACATTTTCGGGCTCTCTATGGGGAGACGGCAAAGCAGCGAATGTTGTGCTACTTCAGAGATTCCGACGTCATAAA gaCAATCCCTGTGGCGTGGCGGTCTGACTTTGTTGCTGAGTCAAAAGATGCTGAGTCCAAAATGGCACGGCTGAAGCGATGGATCCATATTCACGAGTTAAAGGTCACTGA TTACTCGTGTGAGTGGGGAGGTGTAGTAGAGGGCAAACCCTACCTGAAGAACCTGGAACATTTTGCCAAGGCAGTGCTTGAAGATCTCTGGGAGGCCGTTGTCCAGCAGTTCGTCAAA CacgacgaggaagaggaggctgGCGCAGATTCCCAGATCAGAGAGCAAGAGGTTCATCAGGAGGCCCTGCAGAGGCAGTTCTTTAGCCGGGCTAAGCTAATGTCGGCAGCGGTGGACATGGTGGAGCAGTTACAAGCCAAGGGAGGAGCTTTGGTGGTGGAGGGAGGGCCTGGCCAGGGCAAGACACTTTTTATG GCCGCACTCGCCGAAGCCCTCCGAAGTAGCACCAAATCCAAGAAAAATCCCACCTGCGACGTCATCTCCTACTCGACGACCGCCAGCCAATCATCTCGCTCCGTGGAGAACCTCCTGCGATGTCTCGTCCGCTGCTTGAGGCGACTGAGAGAAGAGGAATCGCCTCTTCCCGTCTCTTACAA GGATTTGCTGTCAGAGTTTCACACCACTTTGAAGGACATAAAGAGGAACAAACCTCTCGTGTTGCTGGTGGACGGCGTTGATCTTGTGTGTGACAACTGGGATCAGATCAGCTCTGGTTGGATACCTCAGGAATTACCGAAG GGTGTTTGTTTAGCGATGAGCGCCGCGTCCACCTCGGCGTTGGTGCGCGCGCTGTCCAAGAAGAGTTCCACGCTGCTCTTCACCCTGCCGCCGCTCACCATGACTGAACGCAAGGAAATCGTTGAGAAGGAATTGGATTCCTTCGGGAAGAAGCTCAGCGATGCTGCCTTTAATAACCAG CTGCAGACCCTGATCGCCAAGAAAGGTGCCGAGAGTCCTCTCTATCTGCACGTGGCATGTGAAGAGCTAAGGAACTTTGCTTCCTTTGACAAG CTGAACGAGAACCTGCAAGCCTTGCCTCAGTCGCTCAATCTTCTGGTCCAGTACTGCCTGAAGAGAATCTGCTCCGACCACAGAAGCATCGTGGGACTCCGCTGTGCTCTGGCGTCCCTCACCGTCAGCCACGCTG GTTTGAGGGAGCGAGATTTATACTCGCTACTGAATACGTGCAACGACCTGCCCTCGTTTGAAAGACCGGTTGCCTGGCACCAAGTGCTGTCACTGTACAGGAGCCCCAAAGGACGCGTTCCCATGGTGGCATTCACGCGCCTCGTGCAGAGCCTGCGAAG tctgaCAACTCTGTCACACCGCCACGACACTGACGACGTGCTGTCTCTTTCCAACCCGGATGTGAGGCGGGCCTTTGAAGATGTCCTCCTTCCCTCGGAAGATCACCGAAGAAGAGCTCACCTCGTGTTGGCGG GTCACCTGTGGGTGCTGGCTGATTCTCAGGGTACCGATACTTTTCTTCATGGAGAAACGGATGCTGTCTGGCAGCTAACTGCTAACTTG GTACAAAGTGAGGAGCTGGAGGTCCTTCACTCACTTCTGTCCAACTATTACTTTCTCCATGCTAATGTGCGCAACAACCTGCTGCACCACCTGCTCGACACCTACAACAATTACG ACAAGAAGTCGCCCTCATTACCCGGCGACAAGGCGGTCGCTTTTGGCGACTGCAGAGCTTTCCTGCAGCGCCACGTCGGCGTGCTCGCCAACTGGCCGGCTCTCTTCGTTCAACGGGCCCTCAACGAATCTCCCGAGACCCCCGCTCACCACTGGGCCCGTGGCATGCTGGGTAGTGGAAGCATGCCTGCAGTGGAGTGGCTCAACAATGACTACCAAACCTTGGACAGCAG CCAACTGTTGTCTACCTTCACAACCGAGCCCACCTGCTTGACCGTGGGATGCGACAGCGAGATGGTCGTGGGAACCGGGCAGGGAACTTTGCATTTCATCAGTAGAAACACAGGACAG GAAGTGAAGACCCTGGAGAGCAGCAGCGACGGCATCTCCAGCTGCGTCCTGCTCGAGGACGGACGACTGGCCACGACTTCCTTTGACGGGCAAATTGAGATCTGGGACACCGCCAACGGATGCCG GATGTCCCATATTCGGGGCCACGCCAACGCGATCACGGCCAGCGACGTCACCGCCGACGGGAAGCACCTGGCCACAGCCTCCCTGGATTTTGCGCTAAAA GTGTGGTCTTTGAGAAAGGGCGACGAGGTGGCCGTTCTGCCCAGCGACAGTCCTCTGAACTGCATTACCTTTGATTCTGAGGATCGCTTGCTGGCTGCCGGTTGCTGGGACGGGAAGATTATCGTGTGGAAGTGGCTTCAAGATAACACCCAAGTT TGTTTGTGCGGGCACAGCCGCTCGGTGCGCAGCCTGTCCTTCTCGCCGTCGTCCTCGTCCACTCTTTGCTCCGGCTCCGTGTCCGGAGAAGTGCGCATATGGTCGGTGGACGCCTCCACTTGCGTGGGGTGCTTCCAGGCACACGCCGGGGCCGTCGACGCTCTCGCCTTCCTGAACCAGAGCCGCTTGCTCTTGACCGCCGGTTCCGATAACATG CTCCAGCTATGGTCAGGTGGACTTGGACGCTCAGTCGCGCATTTAAAGAGAACCCCG ggggagctggagcctccTCAAAAGAAGAGCCGATGCGACAACACATCGGAGGTCGGCGCGCTATGCGTGGCCGTCAACGGGGACTACGTTGCGGCGGGTTACCATGGCGACGGCTTCAAGCTCTTCCGCCTCAGCACTG GGGAGATGATTTGGGAGTCGGGCCTTTTCCGCTTGCCTGTGCCATCCCTGCTTTGGCTAGGAGTAGACACCTCTGCCTCTGCTACGGATCCGGCACCCCCCTTGCTGGTTTCCACGGGGCACGACAAGCGCATGCGGCTGTGGCGCGGGACCCTCGGGGAGGATGGCGAGTTGACCGGCCTGGAGATGACGGAGATGTTTGGCAGCCAACTTGGCATCATCCTGGCCATGGCGCACAATGACACTTATATGGCCACCGCTTCAG aCGACTGTACTATATTCCTCTGGCTTTTGAACGAGCTAAGGAATGAGCACTATTCAGAGCTCCCTGATAGCCTTCTCAAGGGACACAGTGGAGCGGTGACCTGCCTGGCCTTCAGCCCCGACGGTGGACGGCTGCTCTCCGGTGGGAAAGACAAA GCTCTGATGTTGTGGGACGTGACCTTGTCTCCTCCTGCGCTCTCCAAAGTTCTACCGCCATTCCACAGAGACTGGATCACCGGCTGTGTTTGGAGTCCAGACTGTGTG ATAAGCTCCTCCAATGACTGCAGACTTTGCATATGGGACGTGGAGGCCGCTCAGAGCCTGCGTGAGATCACTTGGCGGTGTCCTTTGACCTCTGTCTGCTGCCTG GGGCCCTACGTGGCAGCCGGATGCGCTGACGGCAACCTGCATGTGTGGAAATGGGAGACCGCTATGGAGATCTGCCACATACCCGCGCACGAGGGGCCGGTTCATGCTTGCGCCGTCCTCATCGATGCAG acaaagaaACCAACCCGGAGGATCTCACTGTGCTCACTGCTGGCCAAGATGGAAAGGTGCAATTCTGGAAACCTTTACAG GTAGAGCACTTAAGCACCTTCCAAGGTCACGCCGGCGCCATTTGCAGCATCGCTTGCAACGGGAGCATCCCGGAGTTTCTCACCTTGTCGAAAGATTGCTCATTGCGAAGCTGGACGTGGGAAACTG AGAAGCCCCCCAGCACGCGAGGATCCGTCTCCGCGCTCTGTTTCGCCGATTGGGACCACCACGTGCTACTCGCCGGTTACGAGTCCGGCCTGCTGGAGGTGTGGCAGCGCAGCCGATTGGTCGGACGAATGCAG GCTTCGGAAGGCCGAGTCGCAGCCGTCTGTTCCATGCCTAATGGCCGCTTTGCCGTCTACTGCTTGGGCTCCTGTGTGGATGTGTTGAAGCTGACGTGGAATCAGGAACGCAGCATTGCCAC GCTCATCAAGGTGATGTCGCACCAAGTGTTAGACCAAGTGGCTTACCTGGCATACTGCTCCATTCTCATCGGCGTGTCCGACAGCGGATTGATTTTTAATGTCGCCTGTAAAGAAGATGATTCCAATCAATGGTCAATGATGGTCCACAG CTGGAGTCACCGAGTCGGAGTTCTGGGACTTATCCGAAATGACAAGAAAAGCATGTGGATGGTGGGCGTGTCGGACAACCAGGTCGAGGTCGGCTTTATT TTCGCCATGGGCCCGGAGAACGGCATTTCCTCATCATTCAGCGCCATGACTTTGGAGACGGACACGGCGGATGAGGAGAACGACGATTGCATAACGGCTGTGACCATCGCCGAAG GATTTGTAGTTTGTGGCGATGTGTCGGGAAACATGTGGTTCAATCAAACTCCAAATGCTTCCACGTGGAGCCACAAGAAGCTT GCCCATCAGGACAAAGTCAGTGTGCTGAGGCTCACCCACAGCCTCATCATCTCGGCCTCGTGCGATCGCACGGTCAAGCTTTGGGACAGAAGCACCAAGAAACAA GTGGGAATGTTTGTGTGCGGCGGTCCGGTGGTCTTGCTAGAGGTGAACCCGGAAAATCCCTCGGAGATGGTGTGCGGTGATGCGCTGGGAAAACTTTACCACCTCTACTGGAGGAAATAG